A genomic stretch from Pseudomonas sp. MUP55 includes:
- a CDS encoding HDOD domain-containing protein, with amino-acid sequence MANETTVPTAKPTTLAAWIKRLDDVLLPVPRASHERVCKAIRDSRSSLRDIAELMQNSPALVLSVMREANSQTHGSLAEPAENLEVALNRLGLKRAEELLARLPSVPAAEIPVALRQLLLVSQHASQQANGLFGSRLARLWQDIHWGSLLFLSPLWPMAVAYPKLLEEWELRVIHKGESARQVEQQLFGVRLLDLCLGLTAAWHLPIWVSQGYNLLLGEQRLLVKALRIAREDDPLRHQQLLDAEPNLRRWLNQPANTVLLANGLAMSAQESWTCPHTERWQYLTALYLQEPLGDVQQQVHQQAVTSARSTLMPDLWHPALSLIWPWHVQKVHRGLLPAPPPTAEALAVWRNRCTELLVEPSRFANAMHLTTCAKEALVASGMQRVLLFMADRALSTLRVHQADGLPRDAANLSLDVVNSTLLQRLLEKSAQVRLGPDNHAQFSALLPPILRRLFTGEHLLLRSLSCNGRVVMLMVADQGGGPFSETTVQAFGKTAQCIEKALHSFTNRSA; translated from the coding sequence ATGGCTAATGAAACGACAGTCCCAACTGCAAAACCCACCACCCTTGCCGCCTGGATCAAGCGCCTGGACGATGTACTGCTGCCGGTCCCCCGGGCCAGCCATGAGCGCGTGTGCAAAGCCATTCGCGACAGTCGCAGCTCACTGAGGGACATTGCCGAGCTGATGCAAAACAGCCCGGCCCTGGTGCTCAGCGTAATGCGCGAGGCCAACAGCCAGACTCACGGCAGCCTCGCGGAACCTGCGGAAAACCTCGAAGTGGCGCTCAACCGCCTCGGCCTCAAACGCGCCGAGGAGCTGCTGGCGCGCCTGCCTTCGGTGCCGGCCGCTGAAATTCCCGTGGCGCTGCGCCAACTGCTGCTGGTCAGCCAGCATGCCTCGCAGCAAGCCAACGGCTTGTTCGGCAGCCGCCTGGCGCGCTTGTGGCAGGACATTCATTGGGGCAGCCTGCTGTTTCTGTCACCGTTGTGGCCGATGGCCGTCGCCTATCCCAAGCTTCTGGAAGAATGGGAGCTGCGGGTGATCCATAAGGGCGAGTCGGCGCGCCAGGTCGAGCAGCAACTGTTCGGCGTGCGCCTGCTGGACCTGTGCCTCGGCCTGACCGCAGCCTGGCACCTGCCGATCTGGGTGTCCCAGGGTTATAACCTGCTGCTGGGCGAGCAGCGCCTGCTGGTCAAGGCATTGCGTATCGCCCGCGAGGACGACCCCCTGCGCCACCAGCAATTGCTCGACGCCGAGCCCAACCTGCGCCGCTGGCTGAACCAGCCGGCCAACACCGTGCTATTGGCCAACGGCCTGGCGATGTCGGCGCAAGAGTCCTGGACCTGCCCGCACACCGAGCGCTGGCAATACCTCACGGCGCTTTACCTGCAGGAGCCACTGGGTGATGTGCAGCAGCAGGTTCACCAGCAAGCGGTGACCAGCGCGCGCAGCACCTTGATGCCCGACCTCTGGCACCCGGCCTTGTCGCTGATCTGGCCGTGGCATGTGCAAAAAGTCCACCGTGGCTTGCTGCCCGCGCCGCCTCCCACTGCCGAAGCCCTGGCGGTGTGGCGCAACCGCTGCACCGAGCTGCTGGTCGAACCGAGCCGCTTTGCCAATGCGATGCACCTGACCACTTGCGCCAAGGAAGCCCTGGTCGCCAGCGGCATGCAACGCGTATTGCTGTTCATGGCGGATCGCGCCTTGAGTACCTTGCGTGTGCATCAGGCCGATGGCCTGCCCAGGGACGCTGCCAACCTGAGCCTGGACGTCGTCAACAGCACGCTGCTGCAACGCCTGCTGGAAAAATCCGCGCAGGTGCGTCTCGGACCGGACAACCATGCGCAGTTCTCGGCTCTGCTGCCGCCGATCCTGCGCCGCCTGTTTACCGGCGAACACCTGTTGCTGCGCTCGCTGAGCTGCAATGGCCGGGTGGTGATGCTGATGGTGGCGGACCAGGGCGGCGGGCCGTTCTCGGAAACCACCGTGCAAGCCTTCGGCAAAACCGCGCAATGCATCGAAAAAGCCCTGCACAGCTTTACCAACCGCAGCGCCTGA
- the rsgA gene encoding small ribosomal subunit biogenesis GTPase RsgA — translation MAKRQLNRRQNWRIEKIQGERAARAAKRESSAVEALEGGDLGPEQTGLVIAHFGVQVEVEALEGDLAGQVSRCHLRANLPALVTGDKVVWRAGNQGIGVIVAQLPRSTELRRPDSRGQLKPVAANVDMIVIVFAPLPEPHANLIDRYLVAAEHAGIRPLLLLNKFDLIDEQNAPALNALLAVYRTLGYPVLEVSAHHGNGMEQLQQQLDGRISVFVGQSGVGKSSLVNSLLPEVDTRVGPLSELSGQGTHTTTTARLFHFPGGGELIDSPGIREFGLGHVSRSDVEAGFIEFNDLIGTCRFRDCKHDREPGCALLKALEDGRVQQQRMNSYRSIIASLPESSY, via the coding sequence ATGGCCAAACGCCAGCTCAATCGTCGCCAAAACTGGCGCATCGAAAAGATTCAAGGCGAGCGCGCAGCACGCGCCGCCAAACGTGAATCCTCCGCCGTGGAAGCGCTTGAAGGCGGCGACCTGGGGCCTGAACAAACGGGCCTGGTGATCGCGCACTTCGGCGTGCAGGTCGAGGTCGAGGCGCTGGAAGGCGACCTCGCCGGCCAAGTCTCCCGCTGCCATTTGCGCGCCAACCTGCCTGCGCTGGTGACCGGCGACAAGGTGGTATGGCGTGCCGGCAACCAGGGCATCGGCGTGATCGTCGCCCAGTTGCCACGCAGCACCGAACTGCGCCGCCCCGACAGCCGCGGCCAGCTCAAGCCGGTGGCGGCCAACGTCGACATGATCGTGATCGTGTTCGCGCCGCTGCCCGAGCCCCACGCCAACCTGATCGACCGCTACCTGGTCGCCGCCGAGCATGCCGGCATCCGCCCACTGCTGCTGCTGAACAAGTTCGACTTGATCGACGAGCAAAACGCTCCGGCGCTCAACGCGCTGCTGGCGGTCTACCGCACCCTGGGTTACCCGGTGCTGGAAGTCTCGGCCCATCACGGCAACGGCATGGAACAGCTGCAACAGCAGCTGGACGGGCGTATCAGCGTGTTTGTCGGCCAGTCCGGCGTGGGCAAGTCGTCGCTGGTCAACAGCCTGCTGCCGGAAGTCGACACCCGCGTCGGCCCGCTGTCGGAGCTGTCCGGCCAGGGCACGCACACCACCACCACCGCACGGCTGTTCCACTTCCCCGGTGGCGGTGAGCTGATCGACTCCCCGGGTATCCGTGAATTCGGCCTCGGGCATGTCAGTCGCAGCGATGTGGAAGCAGGCTTTATCGAGTTCAACGACCTGATCGGCACCTGCCGCTTCCGCGACTGCAAACACGACCGCGAGCCGGGCTGTGCCTTGCTCAAGGCCCTGGAGGATGGTCGCGTGCAGCAGCAGCGGATGAACAGTTATCGGTCGATTATTGCGAGTTTGCCTGAGAGCAGTTACTAG
- a CDS encoding trimeric intracellular cation channel family protein — protein sequence MMLLMLYLIAITAEAMTGALSAGRRGMDWFGVVLIACVTALGGGSVRDMLLGHYPLTWVKHPEYLVLTSIAALVTIFIAPLMRRLRSLFLALDAVGLVAFTLIGCMTALEMGHGMLVASVSGVITGVFGGILRDIFCNDIPLIFRRELYASVSFLAAWFYLLCLYLELPSEQAILLTLFSGFLLRLLAIRFHWEMPKFVYNDDVH from the coding sequence ATCATGCTGCTGATGCTCTACCTCATCGCCATCACCGCCGAAGCCATGACGGGCGCCTTGTCCGCCGGTCGGCGTGGCATGGACTGGTTTGGCGTGGTGCTGATCGCCTGCGTGACGGCGCTGGGTGGCGGGTCGGTGCGCGACATGCTGCTGGGGCATTACCCGCTGACCTGGGTCAAGCACCCCGAATACCTGGTGCTGACCTCCATCGCCGCACTGGTGACCATCTTCATTGCACCGCTGATGCGCCGCCTGCGTTCGCTGTTCCTGGCGCTGGATGCCGTGGGGTTGGTGGCGTTCACCTTGATCGGCTGCATGACCGCCCTGGAAATGGGGCATGGCATGTTGGTTGCGTCGGTCAGTGGCGTGATCACCGGCGTATTCGGCGGCATCCTGCGGGATATCTTCTGTAACGACATCCCGCTGATCTTCCGGCGTGAGCTGTATGCCAGCGTGTCGTTCCTCGCTGCCTGGTTCTACTTGCTGTGCCTGTACCTGGAATTGCCCAGCGAACAGGCGATTCTGCTGACCTTGTTCAGCGGCTTTCTATTACGCTTGCTGGCGATCCGGTTTCATTGGGAAATGCCCAAGTTCGTCTACAACGACGACGTCCACTAG
- a CDS encoding NAD(P)H-hydrate dehydratase → MPQTKHEITDVQLLLPGHLPQLAARSVDAHKGQFGHLLVIGGDRGFGGAALLSSESALRSGAGMVSLATRAEHVPAALARLPEVMTVGVSSANQLMGLLEKISVIVIGPGLGAASWGKSLLSVAANARLPQVWDADALNQLAAGGVSLPAHCVITPHPGEAARLLGISTADVQADRLEAVRALSRQFNAVAVLKGAGSLIASPDGRVSRCDQGHPAMATAGLGDVLAGLVGALLAQGMPAYESSCLAVWLHATAGDRQGTFGRGLAASDLIPAIRQLLEEHSPCLK, encoded by the coding sequence ATGCCTCAGACAAAACACGAAATAACCGACGTTCAGCTTCTTTTGCCAGGCCACTTGCCGCAACTGGCTGCACGTTCTGTAGACGCCCATAAAGGCCAGTTTGGCCATCTGTTGGTGATCGGCGGCGACCGCGGCTTTGGCGGCGCAGCGTTGCTCAGTAGCGAAAGTGCGTTGCGCAGCGGCGCCGGCATGGTGTCCCTGGCGACCCGTGCCGAGCACGTGCCGGCCGCGTTGGCCCGTTTGCCGGAAGTCATGACCGTGGGCGTAAGTTCGGCCAACCAGTTGATGGGGTTGCTGGAGAAAATCTCGGTGATCGTTATCGGCCCCGGCCTGGGCGCAGCGTCCTGGGGTAAAAGCCTGTTGTCCGTGGCGGCTAATGCCCGGCTGCCGCAAGTCTGGGACGCCGATGCGCTCAATCAGCTGGCGGCTGGCGGCGTGAGTCTGCCGGCCCATTGTGTGATCACACCGCATCCGGGCGAAGCTGCGCGCTTGCTGGGGATTTCCACCGCCGACGTTCAGGCCGACCGCCTTGAGGCGGTGCGTGCGTTGAGTCGTCAATTCAACGCAGTGGCTGTGCTCAAGGGTGCTGGCAGTTTGATTGCTAGCCCGGACGGTCGCGTTTCCCGTTGTGACCAAGGCCATCCCGCCATGGCCACGGCCGGTCTCGGTGACGTCCTCGCCGGCCTGGTGGGCGCCTTGTTGGCCCAAGGCATGCCGGCTTATGAGTCAAGTTGCCTGGCCGTGTGGTTGCATGCCACGGCGGGGGATCGCCAGGGCACATTCGGACGCGGGCTTGCCGCGAGCGACCTGATACCTGCCATTCGTCAATTGCTGGAGGAACACTCGCCGTGCCTGAAGTAA
- a CDS encoding N-acetylmuramoyl-L-alanine amidase, giving the protein MRFRALVAVVGVLLAAMTVNALAASQVKSVRLWRAPDNTRLVFDLSGPVQHSVFTLTAPDRLVIDINGATLAAPLKVSTANTPITMMRSAQRTPTDLRVVIDLKKAVTPKSFSLAPNAQYGNRLVVDLFDNPADAAPPPAPTPSVATVPAVPVNPSQPQVKLPPPPPAPAGKRDIIVVIDAGHGGEDPGASGSRGQHEKDVVLAIARELQRQVNGMKGYRAELTRTGDYFIPLRGRTEIARKKGADLFVSIHADAAPSSAAFGASVFALSDRGATSETARWLADSENRSDLIGGAGNVSLDDKDKMLAGVLLDLSMTASLTSSLNVGQKVLSNIGRVTSLHKQRVEQAGFMVLKSPDIPSILVETGFISNANEASKLASASHQQALARSISAGVRQFFQQNPPPGTYIAWLRDSGKIAQGPRDHRVQPGDTVAMLAVRFQVTPAALRSANNLKTDELKIGQVLTIPGTELAAQ; this is encoded by the coding sequence ATGCGCTTTCGCGCGTTGGTTGCTGTCGTGGGGGTGTTGCTTGCGGCAATGACTGTCAATGCTCTGGCTGCTTCACAGGTGAAGAGTGTTCGCCTGTGGCGAGCGCCGGATAACACGCGACTGGTGTTCGACCTGTCGGGTCCGGTCCAGCACAGTGTCTTTACCCTTACGGCGCCTGATCGCCTGGTGATCGATATCAACGGTGCGACCCTGGCCGCGCCCTTGAAAGTCTCCACCGCCAACACCCCGATTACGATGATGCGCTCGGCCCAGCGCACGCCAACCGATTTGCGCGTGGTCATCGACCTGAAAAAGGCGGTCACCCCCAAAAGCTTCTCTCTGGCGCCGAACGCTCAATATGGCAACCGCCTGGTGGTCGACCTGTTCGACAACCCCGCCGATGCCGCACCGCCGCCTGCGCCGACGCCCAGCGTGGCGACGGTGCCTGCGGTGCCGGTCAACCCCTCGCAGCCGCAGGTCAAGCTGCCACCGCCGCCGCCCGCTCCGGCAGGCAAGCGCGACATTATCGTGGTGATCGACGCTGGCCACGGTGGCGAAGACCCGGGCGCTTCCGGGTCGCGCGGTCAGCATGAAAAAGACGTGGTGCTGGCCATCGCTCGCGAGCTGCAGCGTCAGGTCAACGGCATGAAAGGTTATCGCGCCGAGCTGACCCGTACCGGCGACTACTTCATCCCGTTGCGCGGGCGCACCGAAATCGCCCGCAAGAAAGGCGCGGACCTGTTCGTATCGATCCACGCCGACGCCGCCCCTTCCTCCGCAGCGTTCGGTGCATCGGTGTTTGCCTTGTCCGATCGTGGCGCCACGTCCGAGACCGCGCGTTGGCTGGCCGACAGCGAAAACCGTTCCGACTTGATCGGCGGGGCCGGCAACGTCTCCCTCGATGACAAGGACAAAATGCTCGCCGGCGTACTGCTCGACCTGTCGATGACTGCCTCGCTGACGTCCAGCCTGAACGTCGGCCAGAAAGTCCTGAGTAACATTGGCCGGGTTACGTCGCTGCACAAGCAGCGCGTGGAACAAGCCGGGTTCATGGTGTTGAAGTCGCCGGACATCCCGTCGATCCTGGTCGAGACCGGGTTCATCTCCAACGCCAACGAGGCCTCGAAGCTGGCCAGTGCCAGCCACCAGCAGGCCTTGGCGCGCTCGATCAGTGCCGGCGTGCGCCAGTTCTTCCAGCAGAACCCGCCACCGGGCACTTACATCGCCTGGTTGCGTGACTCCGGCAAGATTGCCCAGGGCCCGCGCGACCACCGCGTGCAGCCCGGTGACACCGTCGCCATGCTGGCCGTACGTTTTCAGGTCACCCCCGCCGCCTTGCGCAGCGCCAATAACCTGAAAACCGACGAATTGAAAATCGGCCAGGTGTTGACCATCCCTGGCACCGAATTGGCGGCGCAGTAA
- the orn gene encoding oligoribonuclease, translated as MQNPQNLIWIDLEMTGLNPDTDVIIEMATIVTDSNLNTLAEGPVIAIHHSDAVLATMDEWNTRTHGNSGLTQRVRDSRISMAEAEAETIAFLQKWVPKGKSPICGNSICQDRRFLYTHMKGLESYFHYRNLDVSTLKELAARWAPEVKDSFHKGSTHLALDDIRESIAELQHYRKHFIKA; from the coding sequence ATGCAAAACCCACAGAACCTGATTTGGATCGATCTGGAAATGACCGGTCTGAATCCTGACACCGACGTCATCATTGAGATGGCGACGATTGTCACCGACAGCAACCTCAACACGTTGGCTGAAGGTCCGGTCATCGCCATCCACCACAGCGATGCCGTGCTGGCCACCATGGACGAGTGGAATACCCGCACCCACGGTAACTCGGGCCTGACCCAGCGTGTACGCGACAGCCGCATCAGCATGGCCGAAGCCGAAGCCGAAACCATCGCCTTCCTGCAAAAATGGGTGCCCAAGGGCAAGTCACCGATCTGCGGCAACAGCATCTGCCAGGACCGTCGCTTCCTTTATACGCACATGAAGGGGTTGGAAAGCTATTTCCACTACCGCAACCTGGACGTGTCCACCTTGAAAGAGCTGGCTGCGCGCTGGGCGCCGGAGGTCAAGGACAGCTTCCATAAAGGCAGTACGCACCTGGCACTGGATGATATTCGCGAGTCGATTGCCGAGCTGCAGCATTACCGCAAGCATTTCATCAAGGCTTGA
- the motB gene encoding flagellar motor protein MotB, whose product MENNQPIIIKRVKRFAAGHHGGAWKIAFADFATAMMAFFLVLWLMSTATPEQKIAIAGYFKDPIGFSESGTPFVIDLGGSPQLAPERTINPEVQTESPQEKIPIERDTVETMAEQVEKERLELLLQELQTKVEENPQLLKFKDQISFEITPEGLRIQITDAANRPMFDSGSARLKPYFEDILLAMADTIKAVPNKISISGHTDAKPYAGQGDFGNWELSANRANAARRALVAGSYPDPQVARVVGFASSQLFDPKEPFNPINRRIDIVVLTKKAQRAIEGDQPPPPAQGEGAPGEVPADPNALPPGQEPLPAHELRQKLNLFDDGGVKEPTAPAPGS is encoded by the coding sequence ATGGAAAACAATCAGCCAATCATCATCAAGCGCGTCAAGCGCTTCGCTGCGGGGCACCATGGCGGCGCCTGGAAAATCGCCTTCGCCGACTTCGCGACGGCGATGATGGCGTTCTTCCTGGTGCTGTGGCTGATGTCCACCGCTACCCCGGAACAGAAGATCGCCATTGCGGGCTACTTCAAGGACCCGATTGGTTTTTCGGAAAGTGGTACGCCCTTCGTGATCGACCTGGGCGGATCGCCGCAGTTGGCGCCCGAGCGCACCATCAACCCGGAAGTGCAGACCGAATCGCCCCAGGAGAAAATCCCGATCGAGCGCGATACGGTCGAAACCATGGCCGAGCAGGTCGAGAAAGAGCGCTTGGAGCTGTTGTTGCAAGAACTGCAGACCAAGGTCGAAGAAAACCCGCAACTGCTCAAGTTCAAGGATCAGATTTCCTTCGAGATTACCCCGGAAGGCTTGCGTATCCAGATCACTGACGCCGCCAACCGGCCGATGTTCGATTCCGGCAGCGCACGCTTGAAGCCGTATTTCGAAGATATCCTGCTGGCCATGGCTGACACCATCAAGGCGGTGCCGAACAAGATCAGCATCAGCGGCCACACCGATGCCAAGCCTTATGCGGGGCAGGGCGACTTCGGCAACTGGGAACTCTCGGCCAACCGTGCCAACGCCGCCCGCCGTGCGCTGGTGGCTGGCAGCTACCCGGACCCGCAAGTGGCGCGGGTGGTAGGTTTTGCTTCATCGCAGCTGTTCGATCCCAAAGAGCCGTTCAACCCGATCAACCGTCGCATCGATATCGTCGTGCTGACCAAAAAGGCCCAGCGTGCGATTGAAGGCGACCAGCCGCCACCGCCGGCCCAGGGCGAAGGCGCCCCCGGTGAAGTGCCGGCGGACCCGAATGCGCTGCCGCCAGGGCAGGAGCCGCTGCCGGCCCATGAACTGCGGCAGAAGCTGAACCTGTTTGATGACGGTGGTGTGAAAGAGCCGACGGCGCCTGCGCCGGGGTCCTGA
- the motA gene encoding flagellar motor stator protein MotA, protein MAKIIGIIVVLASVLGGYVLSHGKIAALIQPFEVMIIGGAAFGAFLQANPGYMTMHVIKKSLGMFSSRFSHTFYLEVLGLVYEILNKSRREGMMAIEGDIEDAAASPIFAKYPAVLKDERMTAYICDYLRIMSSGNMAPHELEGLFDMELFSLKEELEHPSHAVTGIADGMPGFGIVAAVLGIVVTMASLGEGDQAAIGMHVGAALVGTFFGILAAYGFFGPLATSLAHDAKEEINLYEAIKACLVASASGMPPSLAVEFGRKVLYPKHRPSFSELEQAVRGR, encoded by the coding sequence ATGGCTAAAATTATCGGCATCATTGTCGTCCTCGCAAGTGTGCTCGGTGGGTATGTCCTGTCCCACGGTAAAATTGCCGCGCTGATTCAGCCTTTTGAAGTGATGATCATTGGCGGCGCCGCCTTTGGTGCCTTCCTGCAGGCCAACCCCGGCTACATGACCATGCACGTGATCAAGAAGTCGCTGGGCATGTTCAGCTCGCGCTTCTCCCACACCTTCTATCTGGAAGTGCTGGGGCTGGTCTACGAGATCCTCAACAAGAGCCGCCGCGAAGGCATGATGGCCATTGAAGGCGATATCGAAGACGCCGCCGCCAGCCCGATTTTCGCCAAGTACCCGGCCGTGCTCAAAGACGAGCGCATGACCGCGTATATCTGCGATTACCTGCGCATCATGTCCTCCGGCAACATGGCGCCCCATGAACTCGAAGGCCTGTTCGACATGGAGCTGTTCAGCCTCAAGGAAGAGCTGGAGCATCCGTCCCACGCCGTGACCGGCATCGCCGACGGCATGCCCGGTTTCGGTATTGTCGCGGCGGTACTGGGTATCGTGGTGACCATGGCCTCCCTCGGCGAGGGCGACCAAGCGGCTATCGGTATGCACGTCGGCGCGGCGTTGGTGGGTACCTTCTTCGGTATTCTGGCGGCGTACGGTTTCTTCGGCCCGCTGGCGACGTCGCTGGCCCACGATGCCAAGGAAGAGATCAACCTCTACGAAGCGATCAAGGCGTGCCTGGTGGCATCGGCATCCGGCATGCCGCCATCGCTGGCGGTCGAGTTCGGGCGCAAAGTGCTGTACCCGAAACATCGCCCAAGCTTCTCCGAGCTGGAGCAAGCGGTTCGCGGTCGCTAA
- the tsaE gene encoding tRNA (adenosine(37)-N6)-threonylcarbamoyltransferase complex ATPase subunit type 1 TsaE — MPEVTLFLADEDAMVALGHAIARVTGGAGLIFLEGDLGAGKTTLSRGIIRGLGHTGAVKSPTFTLVEPYEIGDVRAFHFDLYRLVDPEELEFMGIRDYFDEDALCLIEWPNKGTGFLPKPDMTITITPHEHGRQLKLLPQSPRAESWCTALALEFK, encoded by the coding sequence GTGCCTGAAGTAACTCTTTTCCTGGCTGATGAAGACGCGATGGTCGCGCTCGGTCACGCTATTGCGCGGGTGACCGGCGGGGCGGGGCTGATCTTCCTCGAAGGTGACCTGGGCGCGGGCAAGACCACGCTGTCCCGGGGCATCATTCGCGGTTTGGGCCATACCGGTGCGGTGAAAAGCCCGACGTTCACCCTGGTCGAACCCTACGAGATCGGTGACGTGCGCGCCTTCCACTTCGACCTCTATCGCCTGGTCGATCCTGAAGAGCTGGAGTTCATGGGCATCCGTGATTACTTCGACGAAGACGCGTTGTGCCTGATCGAGTGGCCAAATAAAGGCACAGGCTTTTTGCCAAAGCCTGACATGACCATTACCATTACGCCGCATGAGCACGGACGTCAGCTGAAGTTGTTGCCCCAGAGCCCGCGCGCTGAGTCGTGGTGTACCGCTCTGGCATTGGAATTCAAATAA
- the queG gene encoding tRNA epoxyqueuosine(34) reductase QueG, with product MPAITSDLPALAQSIKDWGRELGFQQVGISGLDLAEHEQHLQRWLDAGYHGEMDYMGAHGSKRSHPDELVPGTLRVVSLRMDYLPGDTQMAQRLAEPEKAYVSRYALGRDYHKLIRKRVQQLADRIQAQIGPFGFRAFVDSAPVLEKAIAEQAGLGWIGKNTLVLNRKAGSYFFLSELFVDLPLPVDPPHATEHCGRCTACLDICPTNAFVGPYVLDARRCISYLTIELKSAIPEDLRPLIGNRVFGCDDCQIVCPWNRFARPSSESDFKPRHNLDNAELAELFMWDEDKFLSSTEGSPLRRAGYERWLRNLAVGLGNAPSSIPVLQALKARRDYPSELVREHVEWALNQHAAR from the coding sequence ATGCCCGCTATTACCTCCGATCTGCCCGCCCTCGCCCAATCGATCAAAGACTGGGGCCGCGAGCTGGGCTTCCAACAAGTCGGCATCAGCGGCCTGGACCTGGCCGAGCATGAACAGCACCTGCAACGCTGGCTCGACGCGGGCTATCACGGCGAGATGGACTACATGGGCGCCCATGGCAGCAAGCGCTCCCACCCCGACGAACTGGTACCAGGTACCTTGCGGGTGGTGTCACTGCGCATGGATTACCTGCCCGGTGATACTCAAATGGCGCAACGGCTGGCCGAGCCGGAAAAAGCCTATGTCTCGCGCTACGCCCTGGGCCGTGACTATCACAAGCTGATTCGCAAGCGCGTGCAGCAACTGGCCGACCGTATCCAGGCGCAGATCGGGCCCTTTGGCTTTCGTGCCTTTGTCGACAGCGCACCGGTGCTGGAAAAAGCCATCGCCGAGCAGGCTGGCCTCGGCTGGATCGGCAAAAACACCCTGGTGCTCAATCGCAAGGCCGGCAGCTACTTCTTCCTGAGCGAGCTGTTTGTCGATTTGCCGTTGCCGGTAGACCCACCCCATGCCACCGAACATTGCGGCCGCTGTACCGCGTGCCTGGACATCTGCCCTACCAACGCATTCGTCGGCCCTTACGTGCTGGATGCCCGACGCTGTATTTCCTACCTGACCATCGAACTCAAGAGCGCCATCCCCGAGGACCTGCGCCCGTTGATCGGCAATCGGGTATTTGGCTGCGATGACTGTCAGATCGTTTGCCCATGGAATCGTTTCGCCCGGCCCAGCAGCGAAAGCGATTTCAAGCCACGGCACAATCTGGATAACGCAGAACTGGCTGAACTGTTTATGTGGGACGAGGATAAATTCCTCAGCAGCACCGAAGGCTCACCCTTGCGCCGCGCCGGATACGAGCGCTGGCTGCGCAACCTGGCGGTGGGCTTGGGTAACGCCCCGTCGAGCATTCCGGTGCTGCAAGCCTTGAAAGCGCGGCGCGACTACCCGTCGGAACTGGTGCGCGAGCATGTGGAATGGGCGCTGAACCAGCACGCCGCTCGCTAG